One window of the Eucalyptus grandis isolate ANBG69807.140 chromosome 8, ASM1654582v1, whole genome shotgun sequence genome contains the following:
- the LOC104415998 gene encoding lipase-like PAD4 isoform X3 translates to MDAEASSFETSEILGTFLTSTPLLKEAWRLCSTANATGCGAFVVEQVGGVGYVAFSGVQELPVLGWDPNYGMLVSLDAAGHGLFPPLKYRYDGEEPVMVHSGVLRLFLHHHSRPDFQDQEILYMHVDS, encoded by the exons ATGGACGCCGAAGCTTCATC GTTCGAGACCAGCGAGATCTTGGGGACATTCCTGACTTCGACCCCACTGCTGAAGGAGGCGTGGAGGCTGTGCAGCACTGCGAACGCGACGGGGTGTGGTGCCTTCGTGGTGGAGCAAGTCGGGGGCGTGGGGTACGTGGCATTCTCGGGCGTCCAAGAGCTGCCGGTGCTTGGTTGGGATCCGAACTACGGTATGCTGGTGTCGCTGGATGCGGCCGGCCACGGGCTGTTCCCGCCGTTGAAGTACCGTTACGATGGCGAGGAGCCGGTCATGGTCCACTCCGGAGTGCTTCGCCTCTTCCTTCACCATCATTCGCGCCCAGATTTTCAAGACCAG